The following coding sequences are from one Leptospira mayottensis 200901116 window:
- a CDS encoding DMT family transporter yields MAWIYLIIASRFEIGFTTCLKLSDNFTKPTWIGGFVVSSVFSLAFLNKAVQTIPMGTAYAIWTGLGAAGTILVGIVIHGEPIDFWRGFFLSTLILSVLGLKFLVSE; encoded by the coding sequence ATGGCTTGGATTTATCTTATCATCGCTTCTAGATTCGAGATCGGATTTACGACTTGCCTCAAGTTATCCGATAATTTTACTAAACCGACATGGATCGGGGGCTTTGTAGTTTCTTCGGTTTTTAGTTTGGCGTTTCTGAACAAGGCAGTTCAGACGATTCCTATGGGAACTGCTTACGCGATTTGGACCGGTTTGGGCGCGGCAGGAACTATACTTGTTGGTATTGTAATTCATGGAGAACCTATTGATTTTTGGAGAGGATTCTTTTTATCTACGTTGATTCTTTCGGTTTTAGGCCTTAAATTTTTAGTTTCGGAATAA